The nucleotide sequence GTGTGGTGGTGGGGGCGAAAGGCGCAGCGGGTGGGGGCGGCGGAGACGCCCGACGGTCCGGCCGACGTGGCCCTCGCCGACGGGCGGCCGGCGTGGGTGGACGGCGGCCCGCGGGGGCCCGTCGACGTCGGCGGCGCCGTCGTGCACGCCGAGTCCGTCGAGGCCGGCCGGCTGGCCGTCGCCCCACCGCCGGCGGCGCCGGCCGGCGACCTGGCGCCCGACCAGCGGGCCGCCGTCGCCCACGGGTCGGGGCCGGCCCGGGTCATCGCCCCCGCCGGGTCGGGGAAGACCCGGGTGCTCACCGAGCGGCTCCGCCACCTCGTCGTCGACCGGGGCTACGAGCGGGAGACGGTCCTGGCCGTGGCGTACAACAAGAAGGCCCAGGAGGAGTTGGAGGCGCGGTGCGCCTCGTTCCGGCCCCGGGTCCGGACCCTCAACTCGCTCGGCCTGTCGCTCGTCACCTCGGCCCGGGGCCGCCAGCCGCAGGTGATGGACGAGCGCGACGTCCGCCGCCTCGTCGACGACCTGTTGCCCCGCCGGCAGCGGCGGGCCAACACCGACCCCATCGGGCCCTACCTGGAGGCGCTCTCCCTGGTCCGCCTCGGCCTCCGCGACCCGTCGGGGGTGGAGGAGGAGCGCGACGACGTGCCCGGCCTGGCCGAGGCGTTCGGGCCCTACCGCCGCCGCCTGGCCGAGGCGGGGGCGATGGACTTCGACGAGCAGATCTACGCCGCCGTCGAGGTACTCCTGGCGGACGGGGCGTTCCGCCGGTCGGCCCAGGCGTCGTGCCGCCACCTCCTCGTCGACGAGTTCCAGGACCTCACCCCGGCCCACGTGCTGATGCTGCGCCTCCTCGCCGCGCCCGGCCTCGACGTGTTCGGCGTGGGCGACGACGACCAGGTGATCTACGGGCACGCGGGCGCCGACCCGGCGTTCCTGGTCGACTACGCCCGGCTGTTCCCCGGAGCCGCCGACCACCCGCTCCGGGTCAACTACCGGTGCCCCGAGGTCGTGGTGGGCGCCGCCCGCACGCTGCTCTCGTACAACGAGCGGCGGGTCCGCAAGGAGATCGTCGCCGGGCCGGACGCCGACCCCGAGCCGTCCGCCCTGGCCGTCACCCGCCACCGGCCGGAGGCGGGTGGCGCCGCCCTGGCCGGCGTCGTCACCGGCTGGCTCGCCGAGCCCGGTGTGGAGCCGGCGTCTGTGGCCGTGCTGGCCCGGGTGAACTCCCTGCTCCTGGCCCCCCACGTGGCCCTGGCCGAGGCGGGCGTCCCGGTGGACTCCGTGCTGCGGCCCGAGGTGCTGGAGCGCACCGGCGTGCGGGCCGCGCTCGCCTACCTGCGCATCGGCGCCGACCCCGACCACATCGACGGGGCCGACGTGGTGGAGGTGTACCGGCGCCCGTCCCGCGGCTTCCCCCAGTGGTTCCCGAAGTGGCTGAAGGGCCGCTTCACCCTGGACCGCCTGCGGGCCATGGGCGAGCGCATGGACGACGCCAAGGTCGCCGCCAAGGTCGACGGCCTGGTGGACGACCTGGCGATCGTGGCGCGGGCGGCGGCCGACGGGACCACGCGCGAGGTGCTGACCGTGGTGAAGGGCCGGGTCGGCCTCGGCAGCGCCATGGGTCTGCTCGACAGCTCGGCGTCGGGCGAGGGCGGCTCGAGCCATTTGGACGACCTGGAGGCGCTCGAGCAGGTGGCCGCCCTCCACCCCGACCCGGCCACCTTCGAGTCGTGGCTGCGGGCCACGTTCCATCGCGAGGCGGTGCCCGGCGGAGTGACCCTGTCGACCGTCCACCGGGTGAAGGGCCGGGAGTGGGACCGGGTGGCGGTATTCGGGGTCACCGCCGGGCTGGTCCCCCACCGCCTCGCCCTCGACGAGGAGGAGGAGCGGCGGGTGCTCCACGTGGCCATCACCCGAGGCCGCCGCCGCGTCCACCTGCTGGCCGACGAGTCCCGGCCGTCGCCCTTTCTCGACGAGCTGGACGGGACGGCGCCGCGCCAGCGTCCGCGCCCGGCCCGCCCGGCGGCTCCGGCTCCGGCTCCTGGGGCCCGCCCGCCCCGGGTGGCGACGACCGAGGCCCGGGTGGGGCTGGCCGTGGTGGCCAACGGCGGCTTCGAGGGCACCATCGAGTCGATCGACCCCGAGGGTGCGACGGTCCGGCTCGGAACGGGCGCCGCCCTGCGGGTCCGCTTCGGCGAGCCGGTGTCGGTGCGGGGCAGGCCGGCCGTGCTCACCGCCCGCCCCGCCATGGCGCCCGACGCGGAGCAGGCGGAGGAGGCGCTGCGGGCGTGGCGCACCGACCGGGCCAGGCGCGACGGGGTCGCCCCGTTCATCGTCCTGCACGACCGCCACCTCCGGGCCATCGCCACCGCCCGCCCCCGCACGCTCGTCGCCCTGCGCTCGGTGGACGGCATCGGCCCAACCAAGCTCGAGCTCTACGGCGACGAGATCCTGGGCGTGATCGAGGCCCTCGACGCCTGACCCGGCCACACGCCGGGTGGCTCGTCACCCCGGGGCGACGAGCCACCCCCGCTCCCCCAGCGCCTCCAGGAAGCGCCGGTAGCTGCGGTCGAGCGCCTCCCGCTCGTCGTCGACCGGGCCGACCTCCTCGCCCGGCGCGCCCATGGCCTCGGCGGCGACGGCCACGTCGGGATGGAGGGTGCCCGAGGCGGCCAGGATGCACGCCCCCAGGGCGGTGGACGCCCCCGGCTTGGCCACCAACGGGACGCCCAGGGCCGTAGCCCTGATCCGGTTCCACACCCCGCTGGCGCTGGCCGCGCCCGACGCCGAGATGGGCCCGTCGGCGGCCGCGCCCAGCCCGGCCAACCGCTCGTACCCGAGGCGCTCCACGAAGGCCACGCCCTCCAGCACGGCCCGGTAGCGGTCGACGGCGTCGCCCTCGTCCCCGCCGAGGACGAAGCCCTCGGCGTCGGGCGCCACGAACGGGAAACGCTCGCCCCGCCCGACCAGCGGGTACGCGACGCTTCGCGCCGGCCCGGCGGCGGCCGCCTCCCGGTCCAGGGCGGCCAGGTCGCGACCGGCGAAGCCCGCCCCCAGTGCGGCCCCGCCGGTGCTGGAGGCGCCTCCCGGCAGCCACCACCCGAGGGGGTGCCGGTGGCTGTAGACGGCGCCCCCCGGGTCGGCGACCAGCTCCCGGCTGACGCCCTTGAGCACCAGCGTCGTCCCCAGCACCGACACGAAGCGGCCGGGGACGGCGGCGCCGGCGGCCAGCTGCGAGGCGCAGGCGTCGGTCATGCCGAGGCGGACCTCGCACCCGGCGGGCAGCCCGGTCGCGCCGGCGGCCTCGGCGCCGACCCGCCCAACGGCCGTCCCCGGCGGCCGCACGTCCGGCAGGAGCCGGCCGGGGACGCCGAGGGCGTCGAGCGCCTCGGCCGCCCACTCGCCGGCCAGCGGGTCCCAGCCGCTCTTGAGCGCCGAGCTCCAGTCGGTCGCCACCAGCCCGCCCACCAGACCCGACACGACGACGTCGGAGGCGTGGGCCACACGGGCCGCCGCGGCGGGGACGGCGCCGTGGCGCACCATCCACCCCCACTTGGCCAGGCCGAACGACGGCTGCACCCGCAGGCCCAGCCGCCCCCAGCGTTCCGCGCCGGCGTCCTGCGCCCGGTCGGCCTCGGCGCCCGCCCGCTGGTCGGCGTACGTCAGGGCGGGACCGACGGGCGCGCCCCGGTCGTCCACGGCGACCACCGTCCCCGACGTGGCGCACACGGAGACGGCGACGACCGACGCGCCGGCGTCGCCGAGCCCGTCGGCCAGCCGGCGCAGGGCGGCCACGGTGGCGGGCCACCAGGCGGCGGCGTCCTGTTCGACCTCCCCGGGCCGGGCCGACCGCGGAGGCGGCAACGGCACCGACGCCTGCCCGTGGACGCGGCCGTCGGCGGCGGCGGCCACCACCCGCACGTCGGCGGTGGCCAGGTCGACGCCCACGACCAGCTCCACCGGGCGCAGGCTACGGCCGCCGACGCATCCGACGGGCGGGGACGGGCGCCTCCTCGTCGTGCATCCGGTCCGGGGGGGCGCGCGAGGATCGCGGGATGCTCTGCCTGTTCGGGTTCGACCGGGTCGGCGTGGCCGTGTGCGACCTGTACTTCCTCGACCCCGAGCCCGAGCCGGGCCAGGAGGGTGGCGAGCAGGGCGTCCGGCTGGAGGTCCGCGTACTGGAGCGGGGCCCGCTGCCCGGCTCGGCGTACTCGGCCCAGCCCGTCGAGGTGTCGACGCCGGTGTGGCGGGCCGACCTCCTGGAGTCGGTCGCCAACCCCGGGTCGCTCGACCGAGCCCACCACCACCCCCGCTTCGACGGCTGGGAGCCGGGTCGTCGGCACTTCGACGACGCCCTGACCGCCGACCCCGTGGCGTGGGTGGGGCGACGGCTGGCCGACCTCGACCAGCTCGTCGCCGCCGCCGGGGTGGCGCCCGACGTCCTCGGGCCCGACGACGCGGCCGCCGTGCGCGACGCCGTCCCCGAGATCGTGGCGACTATCGAGCGCCTGCTCGACCGGGCCCGGGCCGCCGGCTACGGCCAGCCCGGGCGTGCCCCCGCGCCGGGCCCCGGCGGAGCCCGGTTCGGCTGGCTGTAGGAGACGGCGCCGGCGGCTACCAGGAGCCGGTGGCCCGCAGGCGGGGGTCGAGCACGTCCCGCAGGCCGTCGCCCAGCAGGTTGAGCCCGAGGACCACGAACGACACCGCCATGCCGGGCGCCAGCATGAGGTGGGGGTACGACGGGAAGTAGGGCCGCGACTCGTTCAGCATCGATCCCCACTCCGGGGTGGGCGGCTGGGCACCCAGACCGAGGAAGCTGAGCCCCGCCACCGCCAGGATGAGCCGTCCCATGCGCTGGGTGACGAGGACGACGACGGCCGGGGCGATGTTCGGCAGGATGTGCCGCCGGATGAGGCGGGCGTTGCCGGCGCCCAGGGCGCTGCTCGCCTCCACGTACGGCTGCCTGCGCACCGACAGGACCAGTCCCCTGACGATCCTGGCGAAGCCCACCCACCACACCGACACCAGCCCCACCAGGACGGCCAGCACGCTGGGCTCGAACAGGCCGGCGATGGCGAAGGCGACGACCAGGCCCGGAAGGGCGAGGAGGAGGTCGACGACGCGCATGATCACGGCGTCCACCTTCCCGCCGAAGTGGCCGGCGACCGTGCCGACGAGGACACCGATCGACATGACGAGGGCGGTCGCCAGCGCCGCCGCGCCGAGGGAGAGGCGCCCGCCGTGCAGGATGCGGCTGAGGACGTCGCGCCCCAGGCCGTCGGTGCCGAGGAGGTGCCCCCACGACGGGGAGCGCAGCCGCTCGCCGGTGATGACCAGCGGGTCCTGGGGCGAGACGAGCGGAGCGAGCAGCGCCGCACCGGCGGCCAGCGCCACGATCGCACCGCCGGCACACGCGTTCCCGCTGCGCAGCACGCGCCCTGCCAGCCGCCGCGGTGCGCCCACCGTGCCCGGGGCCGGGTCGACCGCGGGCGCCAGGACGTCGCCCCCCACCGCCGGCTCCTCCGCCGACGCCGCAACCCCCGCCCGCCGCGGCCCCGCCACCATCAGCGGCCCTCGGCCGACAGTCGGATGCGGGGATCGAGCGCCCCGTAGACGAGATCGGTGAGGAAGTTCACGACGACGTAGGCCGTGGCGGTGACCAGGACGAAACCCTGGATCACCGGGTAGTCCTTGGCGTTGATGGCATTGACGGCGAGCTCGCCGAGCCCCGGCCAGCTGAAGATCCACTCGACGACGAACGCCCCGCCCAGGAGGCCCCCGAGCGAGAGGCCGATGACGGTGACGATGGGCACGGCGGCATTGCGGAGCGCGTGGGCGAACAGGACACGGGAGGTGCCGACGCCCTTCGCCCGGGCCGTGCGGAGATAGTCCTCGCCGAGGACGTCGAGCACGGCGGCGCGAGCGAACCGGGTGAGGCTGGCGGCGGACCCGAGGGCGAGGGTCAGTGCGGGGAGCACCAGATGCTGCGCCGAGTCGAAGCCGAGCACGGGGAGGACCTCGAGCCGCACGGCGAAGAACAGGATCAGCAGATAGGCCAGGAGGTAGCCCGGGAGCGATGCGCCGACCAATGCACCCATGCGGCAGATGTGGTCCACCAGCGTGTCGCGGCGGTAGGCGGAGAGCACCCCGAGGGGCACGGCGATGAGCACCGAGAGGGCGAGGGCGGCGCTCGCCAACAGCACCGTCCGCGGCAGCCGCTCTCGTATCAGCGAGGCGACGGCGTCACCGCTGACGTACGACTCACCGAGGTCGCCGCGCGCCGCCCGCCCGAGCCACCGGGCGTACTGCACCGCCAGCGGGCGGTCGAGGCCGAGCTCCTCGCGCTTGCGCTCGATCTGGTCGGGCGTCGGCGGCAGCTCGAGCGTGAGCTGGAGCGCCAGCTCGGCGGGATCGCCCGGGGCGAGGACGCCGAGGCCGAAGGTGACGACCGAGACCCCGAGGACGACGACGGCGAGCCATACGACCCTCGCCGCCGTGTAGCGGATCACCGGCCGGCACCCCCGGTCAGGCCGCCCCGCCGCTCACAGGTCGCTCGACGCCGTGGTCCTGTAGACGGTGGACCAGTTGA is from Acidimicrobiales bacterium and encodes:
- a CDS encoding ATP-dependent DNA helicase UvrD2 translates to VWWWGRKAQRVGAAETPDGPADVALADGRPAWVDGGPRGPVDVGGAVVHAESVEAGRLAVAPPPAAPAGDLAPDQRAAVAHGSGPARVIAPAGSGKTRVLTERLRHLVVDRGYERETVLAVAYNKKAQEELEARCASFRPRVRTLNSLGLSLVTSARGRQPQVMDERDVRRLVDDLLPRRQRRANTDPIGPYLEALSLVRLGLRDPSGVEEERDDVPGLAEAFGPYRRRLAEAGAMDFDEQIYAAVEVLLADGAFRRSAQASCRHLLVDEFQDLTPAHVLMLRLLAAPGLDVFGVGDDDQVIYGHAGADPAFLVDYARLFPGAADHPLRVNYRCPEVVVGAARTLLSYNERRVRKEIVAGPDADPEPSALAVTRHRPEAGGAALAGVVTGWLAEPGVEPASVAVLARVNSLLLAPHVALAEAGVPVDSVLRPEVLERTGVRAALAYLRIGADPDHIDGADVVEVYRRPSRGFPQWFPKWLKGRFTLDRLRAMGERMDDAKVAAKVDGLVDDLAIVARAAADGTTREVLTVVKGRVGLGSAMGLLDSSASGEGGSSHLDDLEALEQVAALHPDPATFESWLRATFHREAVPGGVTLSTVHRVKGREWDRVAVFGVTAGLVPHRLALDEEEERRVLHVAITRGRRRVHLLADESRPSPFLDELDGTAPRQRPRPARPAAPAPAPGARPPRVATTEARVGLAVVANGGFEGTIESIDPEGATVRLGTGAALRVRFGEPVSVRGRPAVLTARPAMAPDAEQAEEALRAWRTDRARRDGVAPFIVLHDRHLRAIATARPRTLVALRSVDGIGPTKLELYGDEILGVIEALDA
- a CDS encoding FGGY family carbohydrate kinase; this translates as MELVVGVDLATADVRVVAAAADGRVHGQASVPLPPPRSARPGEVEQDAAAWWPATVAALRRLADGLGDAGASVVAVSVCATSGTVVAVDDRGAPVGPALTYADQRAGAEADRAQDAGAERWGRLGLRVQPSFGLAKWGWMVRHGAVPAAAARVAHASDVVVSGLVGGLVATDWSSALKSGWDPLAGEWAAEALDALGVPGRLLPDVRPPGTAVGRVGAEAAGATGLPAGCEVRLGMTDACASQLAAGAAVPGRFVSVLGTTLVLKGVSRELVADPGGAVYSHRHPLGWWLPGGASSTGGAALGAGFAGRDLAALDREAAAAGPARSVAYPLVGRGERFPFVAPDAEGFVLGGDEGDAVDRYRAVLEGVAFVERLGYERLAGLGAAADGPISASGAASASGVWNRIRATALGVPLVAKPGASTALGACILAASGTLHPDVAVAAEAMGAPGEEVGPVDDEREALDRSYRRFLEALGERGWLVAPG
- a CDS encoding ABC transporter permease — its product is MGGDVLAPAVDPAPGTVGAPRRLAGRVLRSGNACAGGAIVALAAGAALLAPLVSPQDPLVITGERLRSPSWGHLLGTDGLGRDVLSRILHGGRLSLGAAALATALVMSIGVLVGTVAGHFGGKVDAVIMRVVDLLLALPGLVVAFAIAGLFEPSVLAVLVGLVSVWWVGFARIVRGLVLSVRRQPYVEASSALGAGNARLIRRHILPNIAPAVVVLVTQRMGRLILAVAGLSFLGLGAQPPTPEWGSMLNESRPYFPSYPHLMLAPGMAVSFVVLGLNLLGDGLRDVLDPRLRATGSW
- the nikB gene encoding nickel ABC transporter permease, coding for MIRYTAARVVWLAVVVLGVSVVTFGLGVLAPGDPAELALQLTLELPPTPDQIERKREELGLDRPLAVQYARWLGRAARGDLGESYVSGDAVASLIRERLPRTVLLASAALALSVLIAVPLGVLSAYRRDTLVDHICRMGALVGASLPGYLLAYLLILFFAVRLEVLPVLGFDSAQHLVLPALTLALGSAASLTRFARAAVLDVLGEDYLRTARAKGVGTSRVLFAHALRNAAVPIVTVIGLSLGGLLGGAFVVEWIFSWPGLGELAVNAINAKDYPVIQGFVLVTATAYVVVNFLTDLVYGALDPRIRLSAEGR